Proteins found in one Quercus robur chromosome 2, dhQueRobu3.1, whole genome shotgun sequence genomic segment:
- the LOC126715050 gene encoding 7-deoxyloganetin glucosyltransferase-like, with amino-acid sequence MDSKTQVAHKPHAICIPCPAQSHMKAMLKLSKLLHHEGFHITFVNTEFIHQRLMKSRDPNSLDGLPDFRFETIPDGLPPSDINASQDIPSLCESIMNNFLAPFSDLLVKLNSATSDNPPVTCIVSDAGLAFTITVAQEFKIPVVMFYPFSACSVMGTLQLPSLKDKGIIPLKDESYLTNGYLDTIIDWIPGMRDIRLRDLPSFVRTIDPNEIVYRSVVDAAERAPSASGIIVHTFDELEQEVLHALSTMFPHVYAIGPLEPLLNHLSNDHLESIGYGLWKEETECLNWLNSKAPNSVIYVSFGSMAVMTPSQLVEIGWGLANSKHSFLWIIRPDLVEGGSTILSPEFQEEIKERGLITSWCPQEEVLNHPSIGGFLTHSGWNSTIESVCAGVPMLCLPFFSDQQTNCKYTCNEWAIGMEIDFDVKREEVEKMVRELLEGDKGKKMKKKAMEWKKLAEEATGPLGSSSINLKNLVSEVLLSKG; translated from the exons ATGGATTCAAAGACACAAGTAGCTCATAAGCCTCATGCAATTTGTATTCCATGCCCAGCACAAAGTCACATGAAGGCAATGCTAAAGCTTTCAAAGCTTCTCCACCATGAAGGGTTTCATATAACCTTTGTGAACACTGAGTTCATCCACCAACGTCTTATGAAATCCAGAGATCCCAACTCCTTAGATGGCTTGCCTGACTTTCGATTCGAAACCATTCCCGATGGCCTTCCTCCGTCAGATATCAATGCCTCCCAAGACATCCCTTCTCTTTGTGAATCCATTATGAACAACTTCTTGGCTCCATTTTCTGACCTTCTTGTCAAACTCAACAGTGCAACTTCAGATAATCCTCCagttacttgtattgtttcagATGCTGGCTTGGCATTTACCATTACTGTTGCTCAAGAATTCAAAATCCCTGTTGTGATGTTCTACCCTTTCTCTGCTTGTAGCGTAATGGGTACTCTGCAGCTTCCTTCTCTCAAGGACAAAGGCATCATACCTCTTAAAG ATGAGAGCTATCTAACAAATGGGTATCTTGACACAATTATAGACTGGATTCCTGGTATGAGAGACATACGTTTGAGGGATCTTCCAAGCTTTGTACGAACCATTGATCCAAATGAAATTGTTTATAGATCTGTGGTTGATGCAGCAGAGAGAGCTCCTAGTGCTTCAGGGATTATTGTTCACACATTTGATGAGTTAGAGCAAGAAGTTTTGCATGCTCTCTCTACCATGTTTCCTCATGTATATGCTATTGGCCCTCTAGAACCACTACTCAATCACTTATCCAATGATCATTTGGAATCAATTGGGTATGGTTTATGGAAGGAAGAAACCGAGTGCCTCAATTGGCTTAATTCAAAGGCACCCAACTCAGTGATATATGTGAGTTTTGGTAGCATGGCTGTCATGACACCATCGCAATTAGTTGAGATTGGTTGGGGACTTGCAAATAGTAAGCACTCATTTTTGTGGATAATTAGGCCTGACTTAGTTGAAGGTGGATCAACGATTTTGTCACCTGAATTTCAGgaggaaattaaagaaagagGTCTAATAACTAGTTGGTGCCCTCAAGAGGAAGTGCTAAACCACCCCTCAATTGGAGGGTTCTTGACACATAGCGGCTGGAATTCAACCATTGAAAGTGTATGCGCAGGAGTGCCAATGCTTTGCTTACCATTCTTTTCAGATCAGCAAACAAATTGCAAGTATACTTGCAATGAATGGGCCATCGGCATGGAAATTGACTTTGATGTCAAAAGAGAGGAAGTAGAGAAGATGGTAAGAGAATTGTTGGAAGGAGATAagggaaagaaaatgaagaaaaaggcCATGGAGTGGAAAAAATTGGCTGAAGAGGCCACAGGTCCACTTGGTTCCTCATCcattaacttaaaaaatttggTAAGTGAAGTGCTTTTATCAAAAGGCTAA
- the LOC126715058 gene encoding serine/threonine-protein kinase D6PK gives MDKPVHNSENNGTQSITSNLQDLSFNASVSTSLCSSTVSGSDISVSSSNMSNASTVEAHKNAEPVVDCEESEMSSLSYASKSNSFDGNESSFRSFHPSKPHKGNDIRWDAIQCLKAKDGDLGIGNFRLLKKLGCGDIGSVYLAELRGMGCLFAMKVMDKAMLAGRKKLVRAQTERDILGLLDHPFLPTLYSHFETDKFSCLLMEFCSGGDLHTLRQRQPGKHFAEQVARFYASEVLLALEYLHMMGVVYRDLKPENVLVREDGHIMLSDFDLSLRCYVNPTLVQSSVDPSCRISSYCIQPSCIDPACKLPVCVGPSCLQPSCFKPRFFNSKITKARCERMTNADSLPVLIAEPTSARSMSFVGTHEYLAPEIIRGDGHGSAVDWWTFGIFLYELLHGRTPFKGNGNRETLFNVVGQPLKFPDGSSISFAAKDLIRGLLVKDPQKRLGFKRGATEIKQHPFFESVNWALIRSTHPPEIPKPIDLTFLNSAFKSSVPPNDKGATDSDSSSGPYLDFEFF, from the exons ATGGATAAACCAGTCCATAATAGTGAAAATAATGGCACCCAATCCATCACTAGCAACCTTCAAGACCTTAGTTTCAATGCCAGTGTTAGCACCAGTCTTTGTAGCAGTACAGTTTCTGGGTCTGATATCAGTGTGAGTAGCAGCAACATGAGCAATGCCAGCACTGTTGAGGCTCACAAGAATGCTGAACCTGTAGTGGACTGTGAGGAAAGTGAGATGAGTAGTTTGAGTTATGCAAGTAAATCTAACAGCTTTGATGGAAATGAATCAAGCTTTAGGAGTTTTCACCCTTCAAAGCCTCACAAAGGCAATGATATTAGATGGGATGCCATTCAGTGTTTAAAAGCTAAAGATGGGGACTTGGGTATAGGGAATTTCAGGCTTTTGAAGAAGCTTGGATGTGGGGATATTGGGAGTGTGTATTTGGCTGAGTTAAGAGGGATGGGTTGCTTGTTTGCAATGAAAGTTATGGATAAGGCTATGTTGGCTGGGAGGAAGAAGCTTGTGAGAGCTCAGACTGAGAGGGATATATTGGGTTTGTTGGACCATCCATTCCTTCCAACCCTTTATTCTCATTTTGAGACTGACAAGTTTTCTTGCTTGTTAATGGAGTTTTGCAGCGGTGGTGATCTTCACACGCTCCGGCAACGCCAGCCGGGCAAGCATTTTGCGGAGCAGGTAGCAAG ATTTTATGCTTCTGAAGTGCTTCTTGCGCTTGAGTATTTACACATGATGGGAGTGGTGTACAGGGACTTAAAGCCTGAAAATGTATTGGTAAGGGAGGATGGGCACATCATGCTCTCTGATTTTGACTTATCCTTAAGATGCTATGTGAATCCCACCCTTGTTCAATCCAGTGTAGATCCATCATGCCGGATATCTTCTTACTGTATTCAGCCATCATGCATTGATCCAGCTTGCAAATTACCCGTTTGTGTGGGGCCTTCTTGCTTACAACCTTCTTGCTTTAAGCCTAGATTTTTCAATTCCAAAATAACAAAGGCAAGGTGTGAAAGAATGACAAATGCAGATTCACTTCCTGTACTAATTGCAGAGCCAACTAGCGCTCGCTCTATGTCATTTGTTGGAACACATGAATATTTAGCCCCTGAGATAATTAGAGGGGATGGTCATGGGAGTGCTGTCGATTGGTGGACATTTGGTATTTTCTTGTATGAGTTACTACATGGGAGGACACCCTTTAAAGGCAATGGAAACCGCGAGACATTATTCAATGTTGTTGGTCAACCACTAAAATTTCCGGACGGATCAAGTATCAGCTTTGCAGCTAAGGATTTGATCCGGGGCCTGCTTGTAAAGGACCCACAAAAGAGACTAGGATTCAAAAGAGGTGCCACTGAGATCAAACAGCATCCCTTCTTTGAAAGTGTTAATTGGGCTCTCATTCGTAGTACTCACCCTCCAGAAATTCCAAAACCAATTGATCTTACATTTTTGAACAGCGCATTCAAGTCATCAGTGCCTCCCAATGACAAGGGTGCTACTGACTCAGATAGCTCATCTGGTCCTTActtagattttgaatttttttaa
- the LOC126715059 gene encoding thaumatin-like protein, which translates to MKMPELVAAFFLFLALHLMLTGSAAATQVTLYVHNKCPFPIWPATAPNAGNPVIADGGFYLPSGQTQRIYAPLTWNGRIWARTGCKFNSNWNPACETGDCDGRLACNGLIGTPPVTLVQVALQEDQSKPSFYDVSLVDGYNIPVAVTTRQTSQKCTIRGCLKNVNKLCPQELEVLNKKGEVVACKSACLAFGDDNFCCTNEFGTPEKCKPTVYSKIFKDACPCYYSYAFDTPPPLVNCASREYVITFCPSGWGDAYTSI; encoded by the exons atgaaGATGCCAGAGCTAGTTGCTGCATTCTTTCTCTTCCTAGCATTGCATTTAATGCTCACCG GGAGTGCAGCAGCAACTCAAGTTACACTTTATGTGCATAACAAATGCCCCTTTCCTATATGGCCTGCAACAGCCCCTAATGCTGGCAATCCTGTCATAGCTGATGGTGGATTCTATCTTCCCTCAGGCCAGACACAACGTATTTACGCCCcattgacatggaatggccggATTTGGGCCAGAACAGGCTGCAAATTCAATTCCAATTGGAATCCCGCCTGTGAAACTGGTGACTGTGATGGAAGACTAGCATGCAATGGACTTATAGGCACACCCCCAGTCACACTAGTGCAAGTTGCacttcaagaagatcaaagcaAGCCAAGTTTTTATGATGTGAGCTTGGTTGATGGCTATAACATCCCCGTTGCAGTCACAACAAGGCAAACATCACAAAAATGTACCATTAGAGGGTGCTTGAAAAATGTGAACAAGTTGTGCCCACAAGAGCTTGAGGTCTTAAATAAAAAGGGCGAAGTGGTGGCGTGCAAAAGTGCTTGCTTGGCTTTTGGTGATGACAATTTTTGTTGTACGAATGAGTTTGGGACCCCAGAAAAGTGCAAGCCTACTGTCTACTCAAAAATCTTTAAGGATGCATGTCCTTGTTACTATAGCTATGCTTTTGACACACCCCCACCATTGGTAAACTGTGCCTCGAGAGAGTATGTGATAACATTCTGTCCTTCAGGTTGGGGTGATGCATACACATCCATATAG
- the LOC126703484 gene encoding uncharacterized protein LOC126703484: protein MASAEGSDSDPTHNQSTQQVPQSNTEINSPNRFFLSASENPGNILVTQPLLGMRNYQSWSRAMVLALTAKKKIGFVNGKIAKPEDDSPLIMYCETVREMWLELQRVFSQGNGPKVYNLQQEISQITQGQLSVTKYYSKFKKLWDQLIHYEPLPACTCGAMKILSIAHEKSYVMRFLMGLSESFETVRSHILMLEPFPSMSKVYALVLQEESHKGIGYGSTFTPRPDSVAMYANTRGYSGNKGGLKKERPLCTHCNMLGQTVDKCYKLHWYPPGYKHKGKPNSNANQVSYPQGQAVEVPSNASVQCPISKAQCEQLLTLFNFGTDQGANHHVASVSTSAAVSSMLSGATGVPAATGVPFTSMTSSDYAQSTFVDTISGINSLLHFSPSLKHSIFSAKVVDREVFCATDWVIDTGATDHMVHSIAYFTTITTTLNTFVNLPNGEVASVTHVGIVKISEHLILHNVLCVPSFSFNLISVSQLVKSTACCLIFFGHSCFIQDLAHWSTLGLGRESNGLYLLDKSYTSTPAIAASVHSPQVHIWHSRLGHLSNAKLASIKPSDIPSFISVENFDCNICPLAKQKRLPFNKSSHLSKSCFELIHCDLWGPFSVSTIDHCKSKFAPRAVKCVFLGYPFGVKGYKVLDLSNNKVFLSRDVVFHENSFPFASISPHIADPFLSSDVGASCSAGVVDFVTPVSIFEPSSMDFTDPPSSSH from the exons ATGGCTTCTGCTGAAGGAAGTGACTCTGATCCTACGCACAATCAATCCACACAACAAGTTCCTCAGTCTAACACAGAGATCAATTCTCCCAATCGTTTTTTCCTTAGTGCAAGTGAGAATCCTGGAAATATCTTAGTCACTCAACCACTCTTGGGAATGAGGAACTATCAATCTTGGTCTAGGGCTATGGTTCTAGCATTGACTGCCAAGAAAAAGATAGGATTCGTGAATGGCAAGATTGCAAAGCCTGAAGATGATTCTCCTCT TATCATGTACTGTGAGACTGTGAGGGAGATGTGGCTTGAGTTACAGCGTGTGTTTTCACAAGGAAATGGACCAAAGGTTTATAATCTTCAGCAAGAGATTTCACAGATAACTCAGGGGCAATTATCAGTGACTAAGTATTACTCTAAATTCAAGAAGCTTTGGGATCAATTGATTCATTATGAACCTTTACCAGCCTGTACTTGTGGAGCAATGAAAATTCTGAGCATTGCACATGAGAAATCCTATGTGATGAGGTTCTTGATGGGGCTTAGTGAGAGTTTTGAGACAGTGAGGAGTCACATTCTCATGCTTGAGCCATTTCCTTCAATGAGCAAGGTATATGCTCTGGTTCTCCAAGAAGAATCTCACAAAGGTATTGGCTATGGCTCTACCTTCACACCTAGGCCTGATTCAGTGGCAATGTATGCCAATACCAGGGGATATTCAGGCAATAAAGGTGGCCTTAAGAAGGAGAGACCTTTGTGTACTCATTGTAACATGCTTGGACAAACTGTGGACAAGTGTTACAAGCTCCACTGGTATCCACCAGGTTACAAGCACAAAGGGAAGCCTAATTCCAATGCTAACCAAGTTTCATATCCTCAAGGTCAAGCTGTTGAGGTTCCTTCTAATGCATCTGTTCAGTGTCCTATTTCTAAGGCACAGTGTGAGCAATTACttactcttttcaattttggaaCTGATCAAGGTGCTAATCACCATGTTGCAAGTGTTAGTACAAGTGCTGCTGTCTCTAGCATGCTTTCTGGAGCTACTGGTGTGCCTGCTGCAACTGGTGTGCCTTTTACATCTATGACATCTTCAGACTATGCTCAATCTACCTTTGTTGACACCATATCAGGTATCAATTCATTGCTTCATTTTTCCCCTTCCTTGAAGCATTCAATTTTTTCTGCTAAAGTAGTTGATAGAGAAGTCTTTTGTGCCACTGATTGGGTCATAGACACAGGGGCTACAGATCATATGGTCCATTCCATTGCATATTTCACCACTATCACTACTACTCTAAACACCTTTGTCAATTTACCTAATGGGGAAGTTGCTTCTGTTACTCATGTTGGCATTGTGAAAATATCAGAACATCTTATACTTCACAATGTTCTTTGTGTCCCATCTTTTAGTTTCAATCTCATTTCTGTCAGTCAGTTAGTTAAGTCCACTGCTTGTTGccttattttctttggacattCATGCTTTATCCAGGACCTTGCTCATTGGAGCACACTTGGTCTGGGTAGAGAAAGCAACGGACTTTACTTGCTGGACAAGAGCTACACTTCTACACCTGCTATTGCTGCTTCTGTACATAGTCCTCAGGTTCACATCTGGCACTCCAGATTGGGTCACTTGTCTAATGCCAAATTGGCTTCAATAAAACCAAGTGATATACCTAGTTTCATTTCTGTTGAGAACTTTGATTGTAATATTTGCCCACTTGCAAAACAAAAACGTTTACCCTTTAATAAAAGCTCTCATTTGTCTAAATCTTGCTTTGAGTTGATTCATTGTGATTTGTGGGGACCTTTCTCGGTTTCTACCATTGATCATTGCAA GTCTAAATTTGCCCCTAGAGCTGTTAAGTGTGTCTTCTTGGGATATCCTTTTGGGGTTAAAGGATATAAAGTTCTTGATTTGTCTAATAACAAGGTGTTCCTCTCTAGGGATGTGGTTTTCCATGAAAATTCTTTCCCTTTTGCTTCTATTTCACCTCATATTGCAGATCCTTTCCTATCTTCTGATGTGGGAGCTTCTTGTTCAGCTGGTGTTGTTGATTTTGTTACTCCTGTCAGCATTTTTGAACCATCTTCCATGGATTTTACTGAtccaccttcttcttctcattAG
- the LOC126703494 gene encoding thaumatin-like protein, which produces MEDQKARAVLLRGSIKNAKKCCIPQATQLASGVAGIDEGCTSSATRAAVNTAFADEPATAPNTGYPVIADGGFYLPSGQTERIYAPLTWSGQIWARTGCKFNSNQIPACETGDCDRKLACNGLIGKPPVTLVQIALQEDQSKSSFYDVSLVDGYNIPVLVTVRQTPELCTIRGCLQNVNDFCPQELQVLNEKGEVVACKSACLAFDKDIFCCRNAYGTPEKCQPSVYSKIFKDACPCYYSYAFDTPPPLVNCAFREYVITFCPSGWGNAYTSI; this is translated from the exons ATGGAAGATCAAAAGGCAAGAGCTGtactcttgagggggagtattaaGAATGCAAAGAAGTGTTGCATACCTCAAGCCACACAGCTAGCTAGTGGTGTAGCTGGTATTGATGAAGGATGCACTAGCTCAGCCACAAGAGCAGCAGTCAATACAGCATTTGCTGATGAG CCTGCAACAGCACCAAATACTGGCTATCCAGTGATAGCTGATGGTGGCTTCTATCTTCCTTCAGGCCAAACTGAACGTATTTACGCCCCATTGACATGGAGTGGCCAGATTTGGGCCAGAACGGGTTGCAAATTCAATTCCAATCAGATTCCTGCCTGTGAAACTGGTGACTGTGATAGAAAACTAGCATGCAATGGACTTATAGGCAAACCCCCAGTCACGCTAGTGCAAATTGCACTACAGGAAGATCAAAGCAAGTCAAGTTTTTATGATGTGAGCTTGGTTGATGGCTACAACATCCCTGTTTTAGTCACAGTAAGGCAAACACCAGAACTATGTACCATTAGAGGGTGCTTGCAAAATGTGAATGACTTCTGCCCACAAGAGCTACAAGTTTTAAATGAAAAGGGGGAAGTGGTGGCCTGCAAAAGTGCTTGCTTGGCATTTGATAAAGACATCTTTTGCTGTAGGAATGCATATGGGACCCCAGAAAAGTGCCAGCCTAGCGTCTACTCAAAAATCTTTAAGGATGCTTGTCCTTGTTACTATAGTTATGCTTTTGACACACCCCCACCATTGGTAAACTGTGCCTTTAGAGAGTATGTGATAACATTCTGTCCTTCAGGGTGGGGAAATGCATACACATCCATATAG